One genomic segment of Clostridium saccharoperbutylacetonicum N1-4(HMT) includes these proteins:
- a CDS encoding phosphatidate cytidylyltransferase gives MKSDNRYLGAAMIAPFIIFIFLGGVYLKGFVFAISMIGLWEFYRALKEKNLKPIKSVGYILLIIYYLLNNNFELMMYILVAAVFILLIVPVINLEYSFIDVAVTLLGVIYCGILFSFVYLVNAKPSGHYLVWIIFIGSWLSDTAAFYSGKLFGKHKLSPKVSPKKTIEGSVGGLIGATIFTGIFGVVIQNYINIMPIYNYFIIGALCGLFGQLGDLVASSIKRYVEIKDYSNLIPGHGGILDRFDSIIFSATVVFYYLTFMVKI, from the coding sequence TTGAAATCTGATAATAGATATTTAGGTGCTGCAATGATTGCTCCATTTATAATATTCATTTTTCTTGGAGGTGTTTATCTAAAAGGATTTGTATTTGCAATATCTATGATAGGACTTTGGGAATTTTATAGAGCATTGAAAGAAAAAAATCTTAAGCCAATAAAAAGTGTGGGATATATTCTACTGATAATATACTATTTATTAAATAATAACTTTGAACTTATGATGTATATACTTGTTGCTGCTGTATTTATATTGTTAATAGTTCCAGTTATAAATTTAGAATACTCATTTATTGATGTTGCAGTAACTTTATTAGGAGTAATTTATTGCGGAATTCTATTCAGCTTTGTATATTTAGTTAATGCAAAGCCATCTGGTCACTATTTAGTTTGGATTATATTTATAGGTTCATGGCTTTCTGATACTGCGGCATTTTATAGTGGAAAGTTATTTGGGAAACATAAACTTTCACCTAAAGTATCTCCTAAAAAGACTATAGAGGGTTCTGTTGGTGGACTTATTGGCGCGACAATATTTACTGGGATATTTGGAGTTGTAATACAAAACTATATTAATATTATGCCAATATATAACTACTTTATAATAGGAGCCTTGTGTGGTTTGTTTGGGCAATTAGGAGATTTGGTTGCTTCTTCTATAAAGAGATATGTAGAAATTAAAGATTATAGCAATCTTATTCCTGGACACGGTGGAATATTAGATAGATTTGATAGTATAATATTCTCTGCAACAGTTGTGTTTTATTATTTGACTTTTATGGTTAAAATTTAA
- a CDS encoding AI-2E family transporter — protein MKNIFKTYKKLFSLLICFIFIAIGTFFIKYYFKPFISMIVMVIVCAPIYKIMINAKVPNKIAGALSIIIVNIVVILVVIYLGSEIFALLKRIYLSNLEGVNKFINEISNSLNIDFGNFKFGKSVISIINDQNIRNGAINTGDSVLAYFIGNICAFFVLVDKAEILELISMLLPIEIIYKFQNQRTKLNQMIVIEGILVLISTLEIISGFFMLKVPNFFMLGIVCGILDILPYVGTIIVFIPIIIYNIIAKKFFVAFGLICVYLLVQIVREVLEAKFLGDKLEIHPFVILLSIYIGAKIFGILGIVIGPMYGIIAKEIIFSKD, from the coding sequence GTGAAGAATATTTTCAAAACATATAAAAAACTTTTTTCACTTTTAATATGTTTCATTTTTATAGCCATTGGAACGTTTTTTATCAAATACTATTTCAAACCGTTTATATCCATGATTGTTATGGTGATAGTTTGCGCGCCTATATATAAAATTATGATTAATGCTAAAGTTCCTAATAAAATAGCTGGTGCATTAAGTATCATTATTGTTAATATTGTAGTGATTCTTGTAGTTATATATTTGGGGAGTGAGATATTTGCCTTACTAAAGAGAATATATTTATCAAATTTGGAAGGTGTGAATAAATTTATCAATGAAATTTCAAATAGTTTAAATATAGATTTTGGTAATTTTAAATTTGGAAAAAGTGTAATTTCGATAATTAATGATCAAAATATAAGAAATGGAGCTATAAATACTGGAGATAGTGTTTTGGCATACTTTATTGGCAATATTTGTGCATTTTTTGTCTTGGTAGATAAAGCAGAAATTTTAGAATTAATATCTATGTTGCTTCCGATAGAGATAATCTATAAATTTCAGAACCAAAGGACAAAGCTAAACCAGATGATAGTAATTGAAGGAATTCTTGTTCTTATTTCAACTTTAGAAATAATTAGCGGATTTTTTATGCTCAAAGTTCCTAATTTTTTTATGTTAGGTATAGTATGTGGAATTTTAGATATACTTCCCTATGTTGGAACAATAATTGTATTTATTCCTATTATAATATACAATATTATAGCAAAGAAATTTTTTGTGGCATTTGGATTAATATGTGTATACTTATTGGTTCAAATAGTTAGGGAAGTTTTAGAAGCTAAATTTTTAGGAGATAAATTAGAAATACACCCTTTTGTTATATTGCTGTCTATATATATTGGTGCAAAAATATTTGGGATATTAGGAATAGTGATAGGGCCAATGTATGGCATTATCGCTAAAGAAATAATTTTTAGTAAAGATTGA